A genomic window from Camelina sativa cultivar DH55 chromosome 2, Cs, whole genome shotgun sequence includes:
- the LOC104721476 gene encoding uncharacterized protein LOC104721476 isoform X2, producing the protein MASLHLGAAALLINEVVFGSSLIGFRSKRFRRVSERWRFRVQQMSEKELRTKHELARSAKRSESLRRILKQYGVSVENSEETQTISRLDDTNFEEEHDAVVPSSVIDDSKMNTTEELPDLRRQEKYSETVSTAENLSGQHRHKLGHLNSGVLFTSLLPVLGLCIVCIIGTIHSIIPRKTSKGHHPGSKGTRWRTALSDRNEPLASDEHDSSPEDSRIRKLRMK; encoded by the exons ATGGCAAGTTTACACCTTGGGGCTGCTGCTTTGTTAATCAATGAGGTCGTCTTCGGCTCCTCCTTGATTGGTTTCAGAAGTAAACGGTTTAGACGAGTTTCAGAG AGATGGAGGTTTCGTGTTCAACAGATGTCAGAGAAGGAACTGAGGACTAAACACGAACTGGCTCGTTCTGCTAAAAG AAGCGAGTCTTTGAGACGTATTCTGAAGCAATATGGAGTATCGGTTGAAAATTCTGAAGAAACTCAGACAATTAGTAGACTTGATGACACAAATTTTGAAGAGGAGCATGACGCTGTTGTTCCTTCTTCTGTTATAGATGACTCTAAGATG AACACAACTGAGGAGTTACCTGATTTACGTCGGCAAGAGAAATATAGTGAGACTGTTAGCACTGCAGAGAATCTTTCAGGACAACACCGACACAAATTGGGACAT TTAAACTCAGGTGTTTTGTTCACTTCTCTGCTTCCTGTCCTTGGATTGTGCATCGTATGCATAATTGGGACGATACACTCAATAATCCCcagaaaaacatcaaaaggtCATCACCCTGGCTCCAAAGGAACAAGGTGGAGAACTGCATTGAGTGATAGGAACGAGCCACTTGCTTCTGATGAACATGATTCGTCACCAGAAGACAGT CGAATCAGGAAGCTACGGATGAAATGA
- the LOC104721486 gene encoding LOW QUALITY PROTEIN: methyltransferase-like protein 1 (The sequence of the model RefSeq protein was modified relative to this genomic sequence to represent the inferred CDS: inserted 2 bases in 1 codon): protein MKKKQEESSLEKLSTWYQDGEQEGGERSEKRRLSLKASDFESSRSGGSKSKEDNKSLVDAEHQDRDSKGSDKRERDGRERTHGSSSDSSKRKRWDEAAVPVIDGDYKSGKLSDSRHDSSGGEKGSVSNEHGEGRSHSKSDRSLKASSREDKSKSRGVKDDDRSSPLKKTSGKDGSETVREVGRSNRSKTPDRSGKRQQESEHSDADYEKEKYGRKDERSRGRDDGWSDRDRDQEGSKDNWKRRHSSSSDKDQKDGDLLYDRGREREFPRQGRERSEGERSHGRLGGRKDGNRGEAVKALSSGGVSNENYDVIEIQTKPLDYVRAESGPNFARTTESGQQXRPTNNDEEWVYNQEGSRQRSETFGFGTYGEDSRDEAGEASSDYSGAKARNQRGATPGRTHSMQTPNRGPQAPQGMRGNRPVRGGKGRPAGGRENQQGAITMPIMASPFANLGMPPPSPIHSLTPGMSPIPGGPVVTPVFMPPFASTLVWPGARGVDGSMLPVPPVLSPLPPGPSGPRFPSIGTPPNPNMFFNPPGSDRGGPPNFSGPAFNVSGQMGRGMPSDKNSGGWVPPRGGGPPGKAPSRGEQNDYSQNFVDTGMRPQNFIRELELTNVEDYPKLRELIQKKDEIVSNSASAPMYLKGDLHEVELSPELFGTKFDVILVDPPWEEYVHRAPGVSDSMEYWTFEDIINLKIEAIADTPSFIFLWVGDGVGLEQGRQCLKKWGFRRCEDICWVKTNKSNAAPTLRHDSRTVFQRSKEHCLMGIKGTVRRSTDGHIIHANIDTDVIIAEEPPYGSTQKPEDMYRIIEHFALGRRRLELFGEDHNIRAGWLTVGKGLSSSNFESQAFVRNFADKEGKVWQGGGGRNPPPDAPHLVVTTPDIESLRPKSPMKNQQQQSYPTSLASANSSNRRTTGNSPQANPNVVILHQEASGSNFSVPTTPHWVAPAAPASAGPPPMDSFRVPEGGNNTRPPDDKKFDMYGFN, encoded by the exons atgaagaagaaacaagaagagagtTCGTTGGAGAAGCTAAGCACTTGGTATCAAGATGGAGAGCAAGAAGGTGGGGAGAGAAGTGAGAAGAGAAGGTTGAGTCTTAAAGCATCGGACTTTGAGAGTTCTCGAAGCGGTGGGAGTAAAAGCAAAGAAGATAACAAGTCTCTGGTTGATGCAGAGCATCAAGATCGTGATTCCAAGGGTTctgataagagagagagagacgggaGAGAACGAACTCATGGGTCTTCTTCTGATTCGAGTAAGAGGAAGAGATGGGATGAAGCTGCTGTTCCTGTTATTGATGGTGATTATAAAAGTGGTAAGCTTTCTGATTCTAGACATGATAGTAGTGGTGGAGAGAAAGGTTCTGTTAGTAATGAACATGGTGAGGGTAGGAGTCATTCCAAGTCTGATAGGAGTTTGAAAGCTAGTAGTAGAGAGGATAAGAGTAAGAGTCGAGGTGTGAAAGATGATGATAGGAGTAGTCCTCTTAAGAAAACGAGTGGTAAGGATGGTTCTGAGACAGTGAGAGAAGTGGGTCGATCTAACAGGTCGAAGACACCAGACAGAAGTGGAAAGCGTCAACAAGAATCTGAACATTCGGATGCAGACTacgaaaaagagaaatatgGTCGGAAAGATGAGAGATCCAGAGGTAGGGATGACGGCTGGTCTGATAGGGATAGGGATCAAGAAGGCTCAAAGGATAATTGGAAGAGAAGACATTCTAGTAGTAGTGATAAAGATCAGAAAGATGGGGACTTGCTTTATGATCGTGGCAGGGAACGGGAGTTCCCAAGGCAAGGACGTGAAAGGAGTGAAGGCGAGAGGTCTCATGGTCGTTTGGGTGGCAGGAAAGATGGAAACAGGGGTGAGGCAGTTAAAGCTTTGTCAAGTGGTGGCGTTTCAAATGAGAATTATGATGTAATTGAGATACAAACCAAGCCACTTGATTATGTCAGAGCAGAATCAGGTCCCAACTTTGCTCGTACGACTGAATCCGGTCAGCA NAGGCCTACGAATAATGATGAAGAGTGGGTTTACAACCAGGAAGGTAGTAGACAGAGAAGTGAGACTTTTGGGTTTGGAACTTATGGGGAGGATTCGAGAGATGAAGCTGGTGAAGCCAGTTCTGATTACTCAGGGGCTAAAGCAAGAAACCAGAGAGGTGCAACTCCTGGTCGAACTCATTCTATGCAAACCCCTAATAGAGGTCCGCAGGCTCCACAAGGCATGAGAGGGAACAGACCCGTAAGGGGTGGGAAAGGAAGACCTGCTGGTGGCAGAGAGAACCAACAAGGTGCGATTACAATGCCTATCATGGCGTCACCATTTGCGAACCTTGGAATGCCACCACCCAGCCCTATTCATTCTCTTACTCCTGGTATGTCGCCAATTCCAGGCGGTCCTGTTGTTACCCCTGTCTTCATGCCTCCATTTGCCTCAACTCTTGTCTGGCCTGGGGCCCGAGGAGTTGATGGCAGTATGTTACCTGTTCCTCCTGTTCTCTCGCCTCTTCCTCCTGGACCATCAGGCCCAAGATTTCCTTCAATTGGCACTCCACCAAACCCGAATATGTTCTTTAATCCACCAGGTTCTGACAGAGGAGGGCCACCTAACTTCTCTGGACCTGCATTCAATGTTTCTGGACAAATGGGACGTGGAATGCCATCTGATAAAAATTCAGGGGGTTGGGTTCCTCCTCGAGGTGGTGGACCTCCTGGTAAAGCTCCTTCTAGGGGAGAGCAAAATGACTATTCCCAGAACTTTGTGGATACTGGAATGCGGCCCCAGAATTTCATCCGAGAGCTGGAGCTTACCAATGTGGAAGACTACCCCAAGCTGAGAGAGCTTATACagaagaaggatgagattgTATCTAACTCAGCTTCGGCACCAATGTATTTAAAAGGCGACTTGCATGAAGTTGAGTTATCTCCCGAGTTATTTGGAACTAAGTTTGATGTTATTCTTGTTGACCCACCATGGGAGGAATATGTCCATAGAGCTCCTGGTGTTTCTGATAGTATGGAGTATTGGACATTTGAAGACATTATCAATCTCAAGATTGAG GCGATAGCTGATACTCCCTCCTTTATTTTTCTCTGGGTTGGTGATGGTGTTGGGCTTGAGCAAGGGCGCCAATGCCTAAAAAAG TGGGGTTTCAGAAGGTGTGAAGATATTTGCTGGGTGAAGACGAACAAAAGTAATGCAGCACCAACTTTGCGACATGATTCTCGTACTGTGTTTCAGCGTTCCAAG GAGCACTGCTTGATGGGGATAAAGGGTACTGTTCGGCGTAGCACTGATGGACATATAATCCACGCTAACATTGACACTGACGTAATTATTGCTGAAGAGCCTCCTTATG GTTCCACTCAGAAGCCAGAAGATATGTATAGGATAATAGAGCATTTTGCACTTGGTCGCCGGAGGCTTGAGCTTTTTGGTGAAGACCACAATATTCGAGCTGGCTGGCTTACTGTTGGAAAAGGCCTTTCTTCCTCAAACTTTGAATCACAG GCTTTTGTGAGGAACTTTGCGGACAAGGAGGGTAAAGTGTGgcaaggaggaggaggaaggaatCCGCCTCCAGATGCACCACATCTCGTTGTGACTACTCCTGATATAGAATCGCTGCGGCCCAAATCACCAATGAAGAATCAGCAACAACAATCATATCCAACGTCTCTAGCCTCTGCAAATTCCTCAAACAGAAGGACCACAGGAAACTCACCACAGGCAAATCCTAATGTTGTTATCTTACATCAAGAGGCTTCTGGTTCTAACTTCTCTGTTCCGACTACCCCACATTGGGTAGCACCAGCGGCACCAGCCTCTGCAGGTCCTCCTCCAATGGACAGCTTTAGAGTGCCTGAAGGTGGCAACAACACAAGACCACCGGACGACAAGAAGTTTGACATGTACGGCTTTAACTGA
- the LOC104721476 gene encoding uncharacterized protein LOC104721476 isoform X1, which translates to MASLHLGAAALLINEVVFGSSLIGFRSKRFRRVSERWRFRVQQMSEKELRTKHELARSAKRSESLRRILKQYGVSVENSEETQTISRLDDTNFEEEHDAVVPSSVIDDSKMNTTEELPDLRRQEKYSETVSTAENLSGQHRHKLGHLNSGVLFTSLLPVLGLCIVCIIGTIHSIIPRKTSKGHHPGSKGTRWRTALSDRNEPLASDEHDSSPEDSVASANQEATDEMNEAYSRVELEYKRFLLECGVSES; encoded by the exons ATGGCAAGTTTACACCTTGGGGCTGCTGCTTTGTTAATCAATGAGGTCGTCTTCGGCTCCTCCTTGATTGGTTTCAGAAGTAAACGGTTTAGACGAGTTTCAGAG AGATGGAGGTTTCGTGTTCAACAGATGTCAGAGAAGGAACTGAGGACTAAACACGAACTGGCTCGTTCTGCTAAAAG AAGCGAGTCTTTGAGACGTATTCTGAAGCAATATGGAGTATCGGTTGAAAATTCTGAAGAAACTCAGACAATTAGTAGACTTGATGACACAAATTTTGAAGAGGAGCATGACGCTGTTGTTCCTTCTTCTGTTATAGATGACTCTAAGATG AACACAACTGAGGAGTTACCTGATTTACGTCGGCAAGAGAAATATAGTGAGACTGTTAGCACTGCAGAGAATCTTTCAGGACAACACCGACACAAATTGGGACAT TTAAACTCAGGTGTTTTGTTCACTTCTCTGCTTCCTGTCCTTGGATTGTGCATCGTATGCATAATTGGGACGATACACTCAATAATCCCcagaaaaacatcaaaaggtCATCACCCTGGCTCCAAAGGAACAAGGTGGAGAACTGCATTGAGTGATAGGAACGAGCCACTTGCTTCTGATGAACATGATTCGTCACCAGAAGACAGT GTCGCTTCAGCGAATCAGGAAGCTACGGATGAAATGAATGAAGCGTATAGCAGAGTCGAGCTCGAATACAAGAGATTTCTGTTGGAATGTGGAGTGAGTGAATCTTAG
- the LOC104721535 gene encoding BICD family-like cargo adapter 1, whose amino-acid sequence MHLHNASESQKAKQVEELLNYVEEIARLNGEPYMSDFSHELRENETAFQIKQRNLEMKSWYTKQEMFLKMKDMERSFENQQLRQMMERVETQLKETKERLEQQLNQEQAVRLELEKRAMEAEKMSSDVVKKLDEEQAARLDMEKRANEVEKNSTGEMEKLREDLRRAQEMAKELNEKAKQCIIL is encoded by the exons ATGCATCTTCATAATGCCTCTGAGAGTCAGAAAGCTAAGCAAGTTGAGGAGCTTCTAAACTATGTTGAAGAAATTGCAAGGTTGAATGGTGAACCATATATGTCTGATTTCTCTCATGAGTTAAGG GAAAATGAAACTGCCTTCCAGATAAAGCAGAGGAATTTAGAAATGAAGAGCTGGTACACAAAACAAGAGATGTTTCTAAAGATGAAAGATATGGAGAGGTCTTTTGAAAATCAGCAGCTCAGGCAAATGATGGAGAGG GTGGAGACTCAGCtgaaagagacaaaagagagGCTAGAGCAGCAGCTGAACCAAGAGCAAGCTGTAAGACTTGAATTGGAGAAAAGGGCGATGGAAGCAGAGAAAATGTCAAGTGATGTGGTAAAGAAACTGGACGAAGAGCAAGCTGCAAGACTTGACATGGAGAAAAGAGCAAATGAAGTAGAGAAAAATTCAACTGGTGAAATGGAGAAGCTGAGGGAAGATCTAAGGAGAGCTCAAGAAATGGCCAAGGAGCTCAATGAAAAGGCTAAACAGTGCATCAttctttga
- the LOC104721509 gene encoding agamous-like MADS-box protein AGL11 has protein sequence MSSYISLEINEFCKSSVMGRGKIEIKRIENSTNRQVTFCKRRNGLLKKAYELSVLCDAEVALIVFSTRGRLYEYANNNIRSTIERYKKACSDSTNTSTVQEINAAYYQQESAKLRQQIQTIQNSNRNLMGDSLSSLSVKELKQVENRLEKAISRIRSKKHELLLAEIENMQKREIELDNENIYLRTKVAEVERFQQHHHQMVSSSEINAIEALAASRNYFAHSIMTAGSGSGNGGSYSDPDKKILHLG, from the exons ATGTCTTCATACATCAGTTTAGAGATCAatgaattttgtaaaagttCTGT GATGGGAAGAGGAAAGATAGAAATAAAGAGGATAGAGAACTCGACCAATCGACAAGTGACGTTTTGCAAAAGAAGAAATGGACTTCTCAAGAAAGCCTATGAGCTTTCAGTCCTTTGCGATGCAGAAGTTGCCCTCATCGTTTTCTCCACTCGTGGCCGACTCTATGAGTATGCCAATAACAA CATAAGATCAACCATTGAGAGGTACAAGAAAGCTTGTTCTGATAGCACCAACACCAGCACTGTCCAAGAAATCAATGCCGcg TACTATCAACAAGAATCTGCAAAGCTGAGGCAGCAGATCCAAACGATTCAAAATTCCAAcag GAATCTGATGGGAGACTCTTTGAGTTCCTTAAGTGTCAAAGAACTTAAACAGGTTGAGAATCGCCTTGAGAAAGCTATCTCCAGGATCAGGTCCAAGAAG CATGAGTTGCTTCTAGCTGAAATCGAAAACATGCAGAAAAGA GAGATTGAGCTTGATAATGAGAATATCTATCTACGAACTAAG GTAGCAGAAGTGGAGAGGTTTCAACAACACCATCATCAAATGGTCAGTAGCTCAGAGATTAACGCTATCGAGGCGTTAGCTGCCTCACGCAATTACTTTGCTCATAGCATTATGACTGCTGGCTCTGGATCTGGAAATGGAGGTTCTTACTCTGATCCCGACAAGAAAATTCTTCATCTCGGATAA
- the LOC104721495 gene encoding immune-associated nucleotide-binding protein 8 — MAFDSSALNVENEWKPERTLVLLGRTGNGKSATGNSILGKTMFQSKARGKFITKECKLHKSELPNGLTINVIDTPGLFSASSTTDFTIREIVRCLLLAKSGIDAVLLVFSVRNRLTEEEQSTLRTLKILFGSQIVDYIIVVFTNEDALEDGETLDDYLEDCPEFQEILKECDDRKVLFDNRRNASVSKREKQVQDLLNLVEQISKKNNGRSYMADLSLELRENEATIEEKQKQIEAMKGWSSKQEISQMKKEVEKSHNEMLEGIKEKISNQLKESLRDVKEQLAKAQEAREETEKKMHEIQKLSTDEIRRLREQLNKAERETASLRTELNKKCTVL; from the exons ATGGCGTTTGATTCATCGGCACTTAATGTGGAGAATGAGTGGAAACCTGAAAGAACTCTAGTCCTACTCGGTCGAACAGGGAATGGTAAAAGCGCAACGGGAAACAGCATCTTAGGTAAAACTATGTTTCAGTCAAAGGCAAGAGGAAAATTCATTACCAAAGAGTGTAAGTTACATAAATCCGAGCTACCAAATGGTCTGACCATCAATGTAATAGACACTCCTG GTCTCTTTAGTGCTTCCTCGACGACAGATTTTACCATCAGAGAAATCGTTAGATGTTTACTTTTAGCTAAAAGCGGTATCGATGCAGTGCTTCTTGTTTTCTCGGTAAGGAACCGGTTAACAGAAGAGGAACAGTCGACGCTTCGCACATTAAAGATCCTTTTCGGAAGTCAAATCGTTGATTATATAATCGTTGTCTTCACCAATGAGGATGCACTTGAAGATGGAGAAACTCTAGATGACTATTTGGAAGATTGTCCTGAGTTTCAG GAAATTCTCAAAGAATGTGATGACCGTAAGGTGTTGTTTGACAATAGGCGTAATGCTTCTGTGAGCAAGAGAGAGAAGCAAGTCCAAGATCTTCTCAACCTCGTCGAACAAATCTCAAAGAAGAACAATGGAAGATCTTATATGGCTGACTTGTCACTTGAGCTAAGG GAGAATGAGGCGACGATCGAGGAAAAGCAGAAGCAGATTGAAGCAATGAAGGGTTGGTCTTCAAAACAAGAGATATCTCAAATGAAAAAGGAAGTAGAGAAATCACATAACGAAATGCTCGAGGGGATAAAGGAGAAG ATCTCTAATCAGCTGAAGGAGTCATTGAGGGATGTAAAGGAACAATTAGCTAAGGCACAAGAAGCAAGAGAGGAAACCGAGAAAAAGATGCATGAAATTCAGAAACTATCTACTGATGAGATCAGGAGGCTTAGAGAACAACTTAACAAAGCTGAGAGAGAGACTGCTTCTTTACGCACCGAACTCAACAAGAAGTGCACTGTTCTTTAA
- the LOC104750289 gene encoding immune-associated nucleotide-binding protein 8-like — protein sequence MGGGLLSDDVPSEVTCDSRLEQRPARTVLLVGRSGNGKSATGNSILGRPAFESKGRASGVTTVCELQSSTLPNGQIVHVIDTPGLFSLSPSTEFTCREILRCLSLTKEGIDAVLLVFSLRNRLTEEEKSVVLALKILFGSKVLDYMIVVFTNEDALEDNGDTFEEYVNDCPDIKEILEACSDREVLFENTVKASDIQRAKQVQELLNYVEEIARTNEKPYMDDLSHEIRENETAFQEKQRQILEMKMNQQDMSQMMKDTLKSHEDQQISHMMERLETKLRETKLRLELQLKREQAARLEMEKNSSNAVDKLRTDLERAEKMTMQLKRNSKKCTIL from the exons ATGGGTGGAGGACTACTATCAGATGATGTTCCTTCAG AGGTTACTTGTGATTCACGTTTAGAACAGAGACCTGCAAGAACCGTGCTTTTGGTAGGGCGTTCAGGTAATGGGAAAAGCGCTACAGGGAATAGCATTCTTGGAAGGCCAGCCTTCGAGTCGAAAGGTCGTGCATCAGGGGTGACTACAGTCTGTGAGCTACAGAGTTCGACGCTACCTAATGGCCAGATCGTTCATGTTATTGATACTCCTG GTCTGTTTAGCCTGTCTCCATCAACCGAGTTTACGTGCAGAGAGATATTAAGGTGCTTATCTCTGACCAAAGAAGGAATTGATGCAGTACTATTGGTGTTTTCCTTGAGGAACAGGCTAACAGAAGAGGAGAAATCTGTGGTTTTAGCATTAAAGATCCTATTCGGAAGCAAAGTTTTAGACTACATGATCGTTGTTTTCACAAATGAAGATGCCCTTGAAGATAACGGTGATACGTTTGAGGAATATGTGAATGACTGTCCTGATATCAAG GAAATTCTCGAGGCCTGCAGTGACCGCGAGGTGTTGTTTGAAAACACGGTGAAAGCCTCTGACATTCAGAGAGCTAAGCAAGTTCAAGAGCTCCTAAACTACGTTGAAGAAATCGCAAGGACGAATGAGAAACCGTATATGGACGATTTATCTCACGAGATAAGA GAGAATGAGACTGCTTTTCAAGAAAAGCAGAGGCAGATTTTGGAAATGAAGATGAACCAACAAGACATGTCTCAGATGATGAAAGATACTCTGAAATCACATGAAGATCAGCAGATCAGTCACATGATGGAGAGG TTGGAGACTAAGCTGAGAGAGACAAAATTGAGGCTAGAGCTGCAGCTGAAGAGAGAGCAAGCTGCTAGACTTGAAATGGAGAAAAATTCAAGTAATGCAGTTGATAAGCTCAGGACGGATCTCGAGAGGGCCGAAAAAATGACCATGCAGCTTAAACGAAATTCCAAAAAGTGCACCATTCTGTGA